The following DNA comes from Hippoglossus hippoglossus isolate fHipHip1 chromosome 12, fHipHip1.pri, whole genome shotgun sequence.
ccgacctctgacctctgacctctgaccctcagGTGAAGTTCGCTGTGAGCCTCCCAACAACCGTCTGGACAAGTTCAAAGGCACCATGACTCTGAGCGGACAGGCCTACTCCCTGGACAACGACAAGGTGCTGCTGCGGGGCTGCACCCTGAGGAACACGGAGTGGTGCTTCGGCCTGGTCATCTTCGGAGGTGAGTGGTGTTTGAatgagccacaaaccagcagctTTGGCATCAACCACACGTTTGTGGTGGTaataagagaaataaattaGGTCACGGCCAGTGTCATGGTAACGAGAtccaaaaacacacagggagtCAGGGACCAGCGATGGAAGGATTCGTACTTTCCGTGAGATTTCGGCCTGATCAGAAGTTATTTTAAACAAAcgtcttcatttcctctttggTGGAAATGAGTTTCCATAtaatgcagctgcagaacagaatCAGTCCATGTGGAGAAGTTATAAaattataatgaataaatatggTAAAATGCAGCAGTaacagatgaaacaaacaaatgagatgATACAGGACTGTTATTATAGCTGttgatatttgtttgttttaccacTCAGGCAAATCACCAGGCCGCCTTTTATTAGCTTTTATTCACCAACGTGGACTTTAACCCATAAAATACCTACTGATGCATGAAGGAAACAATGAAACTATTCTGAAGCATAATGTCAAAGAGCAAATAATTCAAATGGACAGACGGGTTCGCTTTTAAGAAGCAGTGAACGAATATTCGGCAAAACACTGAGGATCAGTCACAGTTTTTCCTTCAACACAGTCTCTGAAAATACAGATATGAATGTTTCCAGGTCCCGACACCAAGCTGATGCAGAACAGTGGAAAGACGACGCTCAAACGGACGAGCATCGACCACCTGATGAATGTCCTGGTGTTGTCTGtgagttaaacacacacacacacacacacacacacacacacacacacacacacacacacacacacacacacaaatacacatagGCCGGCGTGGACATCGTTAATATACATCTTCATGTTTTCGCTAAGTGTTAAATTTCCTGTAACTAACATCACGTCAATTTGTCGTATGATGCCcgtataagtcataaaccctttcccctccatgttagcagatgggacatgaactaAAACTagaaagtcaaagtcaaataatAAATGGTGGATTGTGGTTTTGATCACTACTTTGCACAAACCCAAAATGACGTCACCGgtacaagatggcagcgcccgTATCTGGGATATAtgggcttcatttttgtaaagTAGCAGGAAGTGGacacgtgtcgtccatctttctataaAGTCattcttttaaacacacatatatatatagaaaagtAAAATTTGAAATGTGGAGATCATTTATTCACCTCCATAAAAGCattgatttctctttttaatgcACATTTTTCAGCTGATTGATATATGATGTCTTAAATCGATCAGATCTTCGGTTTCCTGGCGTTCATGTGCACCGTCATGGCCATCGGCAATGCGATCTGGGAGGTGCGTGAGGGCTTCGTGTTCACGCCCTTCCTCCCCCGGGAGCCAGGCATCGATGCcgccctctcctccttcctctccttctggTCCTACGTCATCGTCCTCAACACGGTGGTGCCCATCTCTCTCTACGTCAggtatgaaaatgaaacaggTGAGAGAATCCAGTCTGCTCTTCTTTCTCGTGTCACACTTTgacatctccccccccccccccccctgcgtgCTTCAGCGTGGAGATCATCCGCCTGGGGAACAGCTTCTACATCGACTGGGACAGGAAGATGTACTACCCCAAGAGCGACACCCCTGCCCAGGCGAGGACCACCACGCTCAACGAGGAGCTCGGACAGATCAAATACATCTTCAGCGACAAGACGGGCACCCTGACGCAGAACGTCATGACCTTCAACAAGTGCTCCATCAACGGGAAGAGTTATGGTGAGCGGCTCTGGGGTTGTGAGACCTGCACGGTGGAATGGACACAATACGACTGAGTAACTGAGTTcagattgtgtgtctgtgtttttcagggGAGCTGTTTGACTTTGCCGGACAACGGGTGGAAAtcacagaggtgagaggagaacaGTGGAATCTTCTGTGTGAACTATGTGTAACTTGCGTATTTCTCAAACTTGttcctgtctgtttctttttcctcaaaTCGCAgaagacggagaaagtggactTCAGGAACGAGCTGGCGGATCCGAAGTTCACCTTCCACGACCACAGCCTGGTGGAGACGGTGAAGGGGGGAAACCTGGAGGCTCAGGCCTTCTTCCGCCTGCTGGCTCTGTGCCACACCGTCATGCccgaggagaagaaagagggtgaGCGTCCTCCAGTGGACGTCTTTATTACTATTATCTTTATTTCCATCTTTTATTCTAAAATCGTTGTTTCCAGAAATCCATTTacctttcctctttccctctgtttctctgggCAGGAGAGCTCTACTACCAGGCTCAGTCCCCCGACGAGGGCGCTCTGGTGACGGCGGCGAGAAACTTTGGCTTCGTGTTCCGCTCACGTACGCCAGAGACCATCACCGTCTTCGAGATGGGCAAAAAAGTCGTCTACGAACTTCTGGCCGTCCTCGACTTCAATAACGTGCGCAAGAGGATGTCCGTCATAGGTGAGAGGAAGTGGTGACGAGATGTTTCCGATGATTTGACGAAAATCAATATCGACCTTCAAGAAATAGCCTGAAAATACGTTAAACTCTTTGAGACGTTCATTTATATTCACGCAGTCACGATAAAGATCGCAGCTATTTAAGAACTCGCTCTCCCTCTGACTTCCAGTGCGTAGCCCTGAGGGGAAGTTGACTCTGTTCTGCAAAGGAGCCGACACCATCATCTTTGAAAGACTCCACCCGTCCTGCAACGAACTGACGGCGGCCACCACCAGACACCTGAACGTGAGTGAAGCGGTCCAATGTAAACCAGACGTCAGAAAGATGTCAGGAGTTGTGTTGGTAACTGCTCTGAACTGTCCAGGAATACGCAGGCGACGGCCTCCGCACGCTGGCTCTGGCCTACAAGGACATAGATAAGAGCTACATGGAGGACTGGAAACAGCGCCACCATGAGGCCAGCACCGCCATGGATGGACGGGAGGAGATGCTCGATGAGCTTTatgaagagatggagaaagaccTCATGGTTAGTCCGCCTGTGGAGAACTGAGAGATCGTTTTAGCGAGTTAACTTCTCGGTTGGTCGTTACAACCTTCCAAGTGGCAGCTGctataagtgaagccaaaatatctgggtcgccccctggtggttggtgGCATTATGGTtagttcaagtgttcatgtttctgataagtttgatttaaataagtcatttgatgctataaaaacgagCTGAGACTCTGTATCCAGATGACGCTTGATccgagatgttttggcttcagtttaGACACACGTCGTCCATGTTAATGTCACTGACCTTGCTCCATAAcacattaaattattaatggtgagacagagagaagaaataaaacccGTTGCTTCAAACATTTATAACATTATTATACTAAAAACCTGATTTTCAGATGATGAACTTTGACTGTGTGGGTTTCAGCTGCTGGGAGCGACCGCTGTggaggacaagctgcaggacGGGGTTCCACAGACCATAGAGCAACTGGCTAAAGCTGACATCAAGATTTGGGTGTTGACCGGAGATAAACAAGGTAAATGCACGAGAAAAGAAACCGTTTCGGGAATGAACTGACAAGATACGTGGCTTTAAAGTGATGATGCTTGGAAAACAGAGACGGCGGAGAACATCGGCTACTCCTGCAACATGCtgagggaggagatgaagaagattTTCATCGTGGCAGCTAACACGCCTGAAGGAGTCAAAGAGGAGCTTCAGTAAGTCAGACGGACACAGACGACTGttttagcttttattttgttgattgtACTTAAAGTCACTGGgataaaaatgacaattaaGTAACTTCTTCCAGGAAAGCAAGGAGGGAAATGTGTCCCGAGGCAGCGGACGAGCCGAGTGTGGTCCGGGCTCGTGCCGGCCTCTTCTGGAGTCACAAAACTGAGTCGGTGCAGGATGAGAAGGTGGAGGGAGACTACGGCCTCGTTATAAACGGACACAGTCTGGTAAGAAGTTACTTTTTTATCTTCAGGCACGAGACTATTTCCAGTAGCTGCTGAATCAACAAGATGCGTGAATGTCCCACAATTTGAATCAGTGTAGCTGCAAAGTCTGAAGAACAAATGAATGACGTGTAAAGAGGAATTTCGAGACCTGCTgacttttatcattttgttgATGGGACGTAATGGACTCACGTCTCGTCACATCCCAGTaattcctcctccttccatgTGGCCCTCAGGCCTTCGCTCTGGAGAAGGACctgcagctggagctgctgaggaCAGCGTGCATGTGTCAGACGGTGATCTGCTGCAGGGTCACTCCTCTGCAGAAGGCCCAGGTGGTGCAGCTGGTGAAGAAATACAAGCAGGTCATCACTCTGGCCATCGGGGACGGAGCCAACGATGTCAGCATGATCAAGGGTAAGCAGAGCcgcatttatatttttatacatctCACAGTGCAAATGTTATGTCTCactctgctgtctgtcctccagCTGCTCATATCGGAGTGGGCATCAGTGGGCAGGAGGGCATGCAGGCCGTCCTCTCCAGCGACTTCTCCTTCGCCCAGTTCCGTTACCTCcagcgcctcctgctggtgCACGGCCGCTGGTCGTACCTACGCATGTGCAAGTTCCTACAGTATTTCTTTTACAAGAACTTCATCTTCACCTTCGTGCATTTCTGGTACGCCTTCTTCTGTGGCTTCTCCGCACAGGTGAGTGGACACGGAGTGGAATCGTTTGTTTGTGACTTTCCTGCAATCGTGATTTGAAATAATTCTACTGACGTGATGCAGATTAAAAGTTGACTGATATTGAGAGcacagtgtttatgtttcttaAATAACTACTTTATATTTGGCCcaatctgtaaaatatcaaggctcaattatatttctttgtcaaagttatatattatattatattatatgttgtatttgtatatatgttttttaacatactgtatatattctttTACCCCAAAAATCCACACTTCATCCGTAGAAAGTGACATAATTTAAAAGtatgttcatgttgttgttcATAGACTGTGTACGACGAGTGGTTCATCACTCTGTACAACCTCCTGTACACAGCTCTCCCCATCCTCGGTTTGAGCCTCTTTGACCAGGTAAGAGTAACATCCAATAATCTTGTAGTTGAATATCTTGTACTTTAAACTGAATTCAAACTGTGGctcatatctctctctctctctctctctctctctctctctctctctctctctctctctctctcccccctgctgtgtttctgcaggacgTGAACGACCGCTGGAGTTTCCAGTATCCTCAGCTCTATGCTCCCGGTCAGCTCAACCTCTACTTCAATAAGAAAGCCTTTGTGCGCTGCCTGATGCACAGCGCCTACAGctccctcatcctcttcttcatcccgTGGGCGGCCATGTACGACACAGTCCGGGACGACGGCAAAGACATCTCCGACTACCAGTCCTTCGCTCTGCTGGCACAGACGTctctgctggtggtggtgaacTTACAGGTGAGGGGAAACAGGCCCCTGGTGCCAGAAGCAGcaaattatgctttttttttttaaaggttttattaaatcaaaaatatctCTGCCTGTGTTCCAGCTGTGTCTGGACACCTACTACTGGACAGCCGTGAACCAGTTCTTTGTGTGGGGCAGCCTCGCCGCCTACTTTGCCATCACGTTCACCATATACAGCAACGGCATGTTCCTtatcttcacctcctccttcccctTCATCGGTGAGTGGAGTAAACCCCTGTGCCCGCTCCTCCCTGCACCACGTGTGATTCTCTAGGATCACTGGCATACGGATGTTTTCTTTCCAGGTACGGCGAGAAACTCTCTGAACCAGCCCAACGTGTGGCTGACCATCTTCCTGTCCACCCTCCTCTGTATTCTGCCGGTGGTGGCGTTCCGCTTCATCCTCATCCAGCTCCGGCCCACCATCAATGACAAGGTGACGCAGGAAATACCACCATCATGTGTTTGATACCCACATTAACTGTCAGGTTACAAATGGGCCTATTGAGATAATTAATAGATTGTTGTAATGAATATTTTTGATTGTTTCCCCCCCTCCAGGTGAGACATAAGGTGCGGAAGGAGGCGTTGCCGGCCCCTGCACCTCGCATACCTAGAAGGAGAATCAGCACCCGGCGCTCCGGCTACGCCTTCTCCCACTCGCAGGGCTTCGGGGAGCTGGTGACGTCCCGGAGGTTCCTGCTGAAGAGGCCCCTGAGGAGTCGACCGGCGCTGTTCGCCACGACCGACTCTCCTCTGGCCCAGAATCAGCCTCAGCACTACCGCACcatcacagaggagcaggaggagacgcagAGCCGGTAGAGAGGAGGTGAGCGGGGACCGAACATCTGCAGGGGACCGACCCAACGATGTAgaaagtcttttattttgaagctcaCTCGTGAGAGGATGCACAGGGTAAAGTTCACCACCTGGATTCTTACCAGGTCaaactttttataaaaaaacttCTGTCCCACCTCCTGTTAATGCTGCAattccactagagggcaatCACGAGCTAGTCCTCAATGAAATTTAGTAATTAGCTAAAATAGTTAATTACAAGAAAATGACTTAAATTTTTATCTTTCGAATATAGATGTGATAATTTGAAAAGTACTAATGTCCCTTCGAGTTCTTACTGGGAGGGCAAATGGGAATCTGGCTAATGTTGCAGCTTCTAACTGGTCATGGTGGCGTTAGTGACTTTATTCCATCAGTTTAATGGTGAATGCAGTAAACATGCCTGGTGCTGTGCGAcgtcacagagacaaacagaaagctGTAAAATTACttctataaaaacacaaatgaa
Coding sequences within:
- the atp8b5b gene encoding phospholipid-transporting ATPase ID translates to MGSIASNAFQLCGKQAEREEERYLRANDRPFNLSYTYTNNAITTSKYNIFTFLPLNLFEQFGRLANTYFLFLLLLQLIPQISSLSWFTTAVPLILVLSITAVKDASDDINRHRSDKQVNNRRVDVLIDGELRSERWMNVQVGDIIKLENNQFVTADLLLLSSSEPLNLVYVETAELDGETNLKVKQALTVTGELGDRVDALAGFNGEVRCEPPNNRLDKFKGTMTLSGQAYSLDNDKVLLRGCTLRNTEWCFGLVIFGGPDTKLMQNSGKTTLKRTSIDHLMNVLVLSIFGFLAFMCTVMAIGNAIWEVREGFVFTPFLPREPGIDAALSSFLSFWSYVIVLNTVVPISLYVSVEIIRLGNSFYIDWDRKMYYPKSDTPAQARTTTLNEELGQIKYIFSDKTGTLTQNVMTFNKCSINGKSYGELFDFAGQRVEITEKTEKVDFRNELADPKFTFHDHSLVETVKGGNLEAQAFFRLLALCHTVMPEEKKEGELYYQAQSPDEGALVTAARNFGFVFRSRTPETITVFEMGKKVVYELLAVLDFNNVRKRMSVIVRSPEGKLTLFCKGADTIIFERLHPSCNELTAATTRHLNEYAGDGLRTLALAYKDIDKSYMEDWKQRHHEASTAMDGREEMLDELYEEMEKDLMLLGATAVEDKLQDGVPQTIEQLAKADIKIWVLTGDKQETAENIGYSCNMLREEMKKIFIVAANTPEGVKEELQKARREMCPEAADEPSVVRARAGLFWSHKTESVQDEKVEGDYGLVINGHSLAFALEKDLQLELLRTACMCQTVICCRVTPLQKAQVVQLVKKYKQVITLAIGDGANDVSMIKAAHIGVGISGQEGMQAVLSSDFSFAQFRYLQRLLLVHGRWSYLRMCKFLQYFFYKNFIFTFVHFWYAFFCGFSAQTVYDEWFITLYNLLYTALPILGLSLFDQDVNDRWSFQYPQLYAPGQLNLYFNKKAFVRCLMHSAYSSLILFFIPWAAMYDTVRDDGKDISDYQSFALLAQTSLLVVVNLQLCLDTYYWTAVNQFFVWGSLAAYFAITFTIYSNGMFLIFTSSFPFIGTARNSLNQPNVWLTIFLSTLLCILPVVAFRFILIQLRPTINDKVRHKVRKEALPAPAPRIPRRRISTRRSGYAFSHSQGFGELVTSRRFLLKRPLRSRPALFATTDSPLAQNQPQHYRTITEEQEETQSR